GATCAGCAGGTTGGTGGCGTTTGCCAGCACCATGAGGCCGAGCAGGACCCGGGTGAGGCTCCGTTCCAGCAGCAGGTAGATGCCGCAGGCATACAGCGCTCCCATCACCGTGAGCAGGGTCAGGTTGACGCTCATGATCTCCCCTTGGCGGTGGTTTCTGCCGGGACGCCGTCGGACGGTTCCGCGGAGCGTTCGGCGGGCTGTTCCCCCGGCTGTTCCTCGAAATGCTCGTCGATTTCCGCGCCCAGGCTGCGCAGCACGTCCAGGGCCAGGCCGATGACGACGGTGTAGACGCCGATGTCGAAGATTGTGGAGGTGACGAATTTGATGTCACCAAAGACCGGAAGCCACAGTTCGATGACGGCGCTTTGGAAGACCTGCCCGCCGAGCAGCAGCGGCGCGACGCCGGACGCGGCGGCGGTCGCGAGGCCGATCCCCAGCAGGGCACCGGCGCTGACCGGCGTGGCCTCGCGCAGTTCGAAACGGCCCCCGGCGAGGTAGCGGATGGCGAGCGCCAGGCCGGCCGTGAGCCCGCCGGCGAAACCGCCGCCGGGCAGGTTGTGCCCGGCGAGCAGCAGGTAGAGGGAGAAGACGATCATCGAGTGGAAGATCAGCCGGGTGACGACTTCGAAGATGATGGATCGGCGTTCTGGGGCCATGGTCCGGCCGGCCACGAGCCATGCGTCGCGCGCCGAGGCGGCGAAACGCCGGCTCATGGCAAGCGCCGCGTTGTCCCGGGTGTTGCCGGCAACGCCCGCCCGGCGCCCGACGGTCCCCTCCGCCACGGGCGCGGAGGGCCCGATCCGGTCGCCGCGGCCGCGGACGAAAATCAGGCTGGCGACGCCGGTCGCCGCGAGCGCCAGAACGGAGATCTCGCCGAAGGTGTCCCATGCCCGGATGTCCACGAGGGTGACGTTGACGATGTTCAGGCCGCCGCCGTCCTCATAGGCCAAGCGCGGGAATTCCAGCGAGACCGGCGTGGCCACACGCGCGCCCAGGGCATAGATCGCCACGAAGATCATAGTGACGCCGAACGCCGCCCCAATGATCACCCGGACGACCCGGTACTTGCCGCCGGTGCGGTCGCGCAGTTCGGCCGGCAGGCTGCGCATGGCGAGGACGAAGGCCACCAAGATGATGGTCTCCACCAGCATCTGTGTCAGGGCCAGGTCCGGGGCGCCCTGGAGCGCGAACATCAGCGCAATGCCGTAGCCGGTGACCGAGACCATCAGCACGGCCAGGAAGCGTTTGTTGGCCCGCACGGCGGCGAGTGCGCCGATCACGATGCCTGCGCCGACCACGGGTTGCAGGGGCGAGCTGGGATCGATGAAGTACAGGCCGTCGGGCAGCGGCTTATTGGCCAGCAGCAGGGCCGTGAGGGGCAGGACGAAGGCAACGGTCAGGATGACGGAGAGGTAGAAGTAGAGCGAGCCACGCTGGGTGCGGCCGGTGACCCAGACGGCTGCATCATCGAGGGCGCCAATGGAGAGCTGGTAGGCGCGGTCGCCGTCGACCCAGCCGGGAACCAGGCCCTGGACGCGGGAGACGGCGTTCCGTCCGTAGAACATTGCCGCGCCCAGGGCGAACGTCACCGCCGTCATCCCCAGCGCCGGAGTGAAGCCGTGCCAGAGCGCCAGGTGACCGGCGGCGGCTGCCGGGTCCTCGCCGTCGCGCACAAACAGTGCGGCGTAGGGCTGGATCCACGCGTCCACCGGGGCCGGCCACAGTCCATAGACGATGGTCAGCAGGCTCAGCACGGCGGGGGCCGCCAGGAAGGCCGGCTTG
The nucleotide sequence above comes from Arthrobacter sp. KBS0702. Encoded proteins:
- a CDS encoding Na+/H+ antiporter subunit A, whose protein sequence is MITVLAVHFAVAAVAPFLFRRIGRNAFFALAAVPAGSFVWLAFQHDAVYSDAGSITSVLPWIPDLRLELAFRMDALAWVMSLLILGVGALVLVYCARYFKDKDSHLGGFGAQLLAFAGAMFGLVTADDLLLMFVFWELTTVLSYLLIGYARTRLSARRSALQALVVTTAGGLAMLVGLIMLGATAGTYRISALLAMAPELVTGPAAATVAAAVVLVLVGAITKSALVPFHFWLPGAMAAPTPVSAYLHAAAMVKAGIYLVARLAPGFAETAFWLPVVLGLGLATMLVGGYRALRQTDIKLILAYGTVSQLGFLAMVVGLGQPDAALAGLGLLLAHGLFKATLFLVVGIIDHQAGTRDIRKLSGVYRSSRALAIVASVGAASMAGIPPLAGFVAKESVFEAFVDHGTGAAAGPWGPVLLVGLVVGSILTFAYSARFMWGAFAVKPGVEATPFKAVKPAFLAAPAVLSLLTIVYGLWPAPVDAWIQPYAALFVRDGEDPAAAAGHLALWHGFTPALGMTAVTFALGAAMFYGRNAVSRVQGLVPGWVDGDRAYQLSIGALDDAAVWVTGRTQRGSLYFYLSVILTVAFVLPLTALLLANKPLPDGLYFIDPSSPLQPVVGAGIVIGALAAVRANKRFLAVLMVSVTGYGIALMFALQGAPDLALTQMLVETIILVAFVLAMRSLPAELRDRTGGKYRVVRVIIGAAFGVTMIFVAIYALGARVATPVSLEFPRLAYEDGGGLNIVNVTLVDIRAWDTFGEISVLALAATGVASLIFVRGRGDRIGPSAPVAEGTVGRRAGVAGNTRDNAALAMSRRFAASARDAWLVAGRTMAPERRSIIFEVVTRLIFHSMIVFSLYLLLAGHNLPGGGFAGGLTAGLALAIRYLAGGRFELREATPVSAGALLGIGLATAAASGVAPLLLGGQVFQSAVIELWLPVFGDIKFVTSTIFDIGVYTVVIGLALDVLRSLGAEIDEHFEEQPGEQPAERSAEPSDGVPAETTAKGRS